Proteins from a genomic interval of Zingiber officinale cultivar Zhangliang chromosome 1B, Zo_v1.1, whole genome shotgun sequence:
- the LOC122055584 gene encoding lysine-specific demethylase JMJ706-like — protein MVEGRSCLSIVANDRLEILKQRRSDTLRGTTNVITSLSRSGGDALRTPASYGNRFHGNVDVFSHVSESAKDAFSKRHVKKFETVDSQWIEKIPECPIFCPSVEEFKNPLDYLQRISPVASKYGICKIISPLSASVPAGAVLMKELAGFKFTTRVQPLRLAEWAADDMVTFFMSGRKYTFRDFEKMANKEFSRKFSCTGCLPAKFIEEQFWHEIAFGKTEMVEYACDIEGSAFSSSPKDQLGQSNWNLKKISRLSKSILRHLATPIPGVTDPMLYIGMLFSMFAWHAEDHYLYSVSYHHCGASKTWYGIPGHAAPDFEKVVQNHVYDSDILQGEREDAAFDVLLRKTTMFPPNILLEHNVPVYKAVQKPGEYIITFPRAYHAGFSHGFNCGEAVNFAIGDWFPFGNMASQRYALLNRMPLLPHEELLCREAQFLSNRLSASDTKSHVPSTEESISQRSVKLSFVYLMRFQHFARWTLMKLGARTCIKSENVLCSICRRDCYVSHVRCICSEDPICFRHEGELRSCCCKTNRTVFVRGDILELETLARSFEQENDVFNEVSKLNQQGDHCYLWSRSFYCAEDDGYSPYCDIKVEVNYQSTSTDNSAIHDDDDSDSEIFRVKRRPLIKSQKRSVNDTFCTGYQGYQGLKRLKKLHPTGRHLVIADDSTSSGYATKHKTSLARASRGMVVPEYSKFISDPSSLCIMKPKLKLNQNKAVADSPSSEPGPPRLKVRRPPSGNGSSSEDTASSRAFSSIVRKKENLRLDQQSSKFKPRTVLISNSI, from the exons ATG GTAGAAGGAAGGTCTTGCTTGTCTATAGTAGCTAACGATCGGTTGGAAATATTGAAGCAGAGAAGATCTGACACGTTGAGAGGAACTACCAATGTTATCACTTCATTGTCTAGAAGTGGAGGTGATGCTTTAAGAACTCCAGCATCGTATGGTAATAGATTTCATGGGAATGTCGATGTATTTTCTCATGTTAGCGAATCTGCAAAGGATGCCTTTTCTAAGCGCCATGTGAAAAAGTTTGAAACAGTGGACTCACAATGGATCGAAAAAATCCCAGAATGCCCAATCTTTTGCCCTTCAGTTGAGGAGTTCAAGAATCCCCTTGATTATCTTCAACGCATTTCTCCTGTTGCTTCAAAATATG GTATATGTAAGATCATTTCACCCTTAAGTGCTTCAGTTCCAGCTGGTGCTGTCTTGATGAAAGAGCTAGCTGGGTTTAAGTTTACTACTAGGGTGCAACCTCTTCGTCTTGCTGAGTGGGCTGCAGATGATATGGTCACCTTCTTCATGAGTGGAAG AAAATATACATTTCGGGATTTTGAGaagatggcaaacaaagaatttTCTCGAAAATTTTCTTGTACTGGATGTCTCCCAGCTAAGTTTATTGAAGAGCAATTTTGGCATGAAATTGCATTTGGCAAGACAGAGATGGTTGAGTATGCTTGTGATATTGAGGGAAGTGCTTTCTCATCGTCCCCTAAAGATCAACTTGGACAGAGCAATTGGAACTTGAAG AAAATTTCTCGGTTATCCAAGTCCATTTTGCGACATCTTGCGACTCCCATTCCA GGTGTAACAGATCCCATGCTTTACATTGGGATGCTTTTCAGCATGTTTGCTTGGCATGCAGAAGATCATTATTTGTATAG TGTTAGTTACCACCATTGTGGAGCTTCCAAAACATGGTATGGTATTCCTGGCCAtgctgctccagattttgaaaagGTGGTGCAGAATCATGTATATGATTCTGATATTTTGCAAGGTGAAAGAGAAGATGCTGCTTTTGATGTACTTCTTAGGAAGACCACTATGTTTCCTCCAAATATTCTACTAGAACACAATGTTCCTGTTTATAAAGCTGTACAAAAACCTGGAGAATACATTATCACCTTTCCAAGAGCTTATCATGCTGGATTCAGTCACG GATTCAACTGTGGTGAAGCAGTGAACTTTGCAATTGGTGATTGGTTTCCATTTGGTAATATGGCTAGCCAACGATATGCACTTCTCAATCGAATGCCATTGCTTCCTCACGAGGAGCTCCTATGCAGGGAAGCACAATTTCTTTCCAACAGACTGTCTGCTTCAGATACCAAAAGTCATGTCCCCTCAACTGAAGAATCCATATCCCAGCGGAGTGTCAAACTTTCTTTTGTTTACTTAATGCGTTTCCAGCACTTTGCTCGATGGACACTGATGAAGTTAGGAGCCCGTACATGCATCAAGTCAGAGAATGTATTGTGTAGCATATGCAGACGCGACTGCTATGTTTCTCATGTTAGATGTATTTGCAGCGAGGATCCAATTTGTTTCCGCCATG AGGGCGAGCTCAGAAGTTGCTGTTGTAAAACCAACCGTACAGTATTTGTGAGGGGAGACATTCTGGAATTGGAAACTCTAGCAAGATCTTTTGAACAGGAGAATGATGTATTTAATGAAGTTTCAAAGCTGAATCAGCAAGGCGACCACTGTTACCTATGGTCAAGGTCTTTCTATTGTGCTGAAGATGATGGATACTCTCCTTATTGTGATATAAAAGTTGAGG TTAATTATCAATCTACTTCTACGGATAATTCTGCTATCCATGACGATGATGATTCTGACTCTGAAATATTCAGAGTCAAGCGCCGACCTTTGATAAAATCGCAGAAAAGATCTGTTAATGATACATTTTGCACAGGCTATCAGGGATACCAG GGGCTAAAACGGTTGAAGAAGCTCCACCCAACAGGAAGGCATCTTGTCATTGCAGATGATTCTACTTCGTCCGGCTATGCAACGAAACACAAAACTTCTCTAGCCAGGGCTTCTCGAGGAATGGTAGTACCAGAATACTCCAAATTCATAAGTGATCCCTCATCACTTTGCATCATGAAACCGAAACTGAAACTGAATCAAAACAAGGCAGTTGCTGATTCACCATCCTCTGAGCCCGGTCCACCACGCTTAAAAGTCAGAAGGCCACCTTCCGGCAATGGTTCCAGCAGCGAAGACACTGCTAGCAGCCGTGCTTTCTCAAGTATagtaagaaagaaagaaaacctGAGGCTCGACCAACAAAGTAGCAAATTCAAACCTAGAACAGTTCTAATATCCAACTCTATTTGA